One genomic segment of Helianthus annuus cultivar XRQ/B chromosome 14, HanXRQr2.0-SUNRISE, whole genome shotgun sequence includes these proteins:
- the LOC110907577 gene encoding nucleolin-like, whose translation MNDMLLAFGYSEEDVVVYHFRVSGEDLMLGLRPLGTDRDVLRMISYVEKNKVLEVYIQHVSRFSKKDVEKEPEYVDLSDEGSYEGSDQQDEDSEDSDQQDEDSEWQSDDGSYEGSCEGSAGEGEKAEGVETTPSKRVKSFHRKSVKAKNRKDKVGQDEDDEDPDYIIDKDNVVEDYSVDMKEYYAEVDAEISEQYEQQVDVDEDDDQVDLDGFES comes from the coding sequence ATGAATGATATGTTGTTAGCATTTGGTTATTCAGAAGAGGATGTTGTGGTTTACCATTTTAGGGTTTCAGGGGAAGATTTAATGTTAGGTTTAAGGCCTCTAGGCACTGATAGGGATGTATTGAGAATGATTAGTTATGTTGAAAAAAACAAGGTGCTAGAGGTGTATATTCAACATGTTAGCAGGTTTTCAAAAAAGGATGTTGAAAAGGAACCTGAATACGTAGACCTTAGTGATGAGGGAAGTTATGAGGGTAGTGATCAGCAGGATGAAGACAGTgaggatagtgatcagcaggatgAAGATAGTGAATGGCAGAGTGATGATGGTAGTTATGAAGGATCCTGTGAAGGTAGTGCAGGTGAGGGTGAAAAGGCAGAAGGTGTAGAGACCACCCCTAGCAAACGTGTAAAGTCATTTCATAGGAAAAGCGTAAAGGCTAAGAATAGGAAGGATAAGGTGGGTCaggatgaggatgatgaagatccagATTACATCATTGATAAAGATAATGTTGTGGAAGATTATAGTGTTGATATGAAAGAGTATTATGCTGAAGTAGATGCTGAAATTAGTGAACAATATGAACAACAAGTTGATGTAGATGAGGATGATGATCAGGTGGATTTAGATGGCTTTGAAAGTTAA